Genomic segment of Syntrophorhabdaceae bacterium:
TTTGCCCTGGTCCGTCCTCCCGGCCACCATGCGGAGAGGTCGAAGGCCATGGGGTTCTGCCTCTTCAATAATATCGCGGTGGGGGCCCGATATCTCCAGAAGACGTACGGTCTCAAGCGTATCCTCATCGTCGATTTCGATCTCCACCACGGCAACGGGACCCAGCACAGCTTCTACCGCGATCCGGAGATCCTCTACTTCTCCACTCACCAGTATCCCTATTATCCCGGCACGGGGAGTATCCGTGAGACGGGTGAAGGGGAGGGCGCGGGTTTTACGGTGAACGTGCCCCTTTCCTACGGCATGGGCGACGATGATTACGAGTACGTCTTCAGGCGGCTTCTTGCCCCCCTGGCGGACAGGTTCCATCCCGAGATCGTCCTCGTCTCCGCGGGGTTCGATACCTATTATAACGATCCCCTGGGAGGCATGGCGGTCACGGAATACGGCTTTGCCGCCATGACCCGAGCACTCCTCGATATTGCCGAGGAGCATTGCAGGGGCAAGATCGCCTATGTGCTTGAAGGGGGATACGATGTAAGGGGTCTGGCCGCGTCGGTGAAAGCGGTGATTATGGAGCTGAAACGGGAGCCGATCCGCGGCCCCCACAGAGACCTCAGTGCGTCGAGGGAAGTCATTGAAGTGGTCGAAAAGGTGAAGGGCGTCCTAAAGCCCTT
This window contains:
- a CDS encoding histone deacetylase, which translates into the protein MSVGIVRHDIYLEHVNDDYHPESPSRLEHIYAALDEMGGEKLTSLAPRAATIDEIALVHEPAYVKIVANTEGRAHTRLDPDTAASARSYEAAVMAVGGVLELLDAIERGEVESGFALVRPPGHHAERSKAMGFCLFNNIAVGARYLQKTYGLKRILIVDFDLHHGNGTQHSFYRDPEILYFSTHQYPYYPGTGSIRETGEGEGAGFTVNVPLSYGMGDDDYEYVFRRLLAPLADRFHPEIVLVSAGFDTYYNDPLGGMAVTEYGFAAMTRALLDIAEEHCRGKIAYVLEGGYDVRGLAASVKAVIMELKREPIRGPHRDLSASREVIEVVEKVKGVLKPFWGEL